One window of Aspergillus oryzae RIB40 DNA, chromosome 3 genomic DNA carries:
- a CDS encoding uncharacterized protein (predicted protein), whose amino-acid sequence MLLLEMREKTFYLQAPYRDYPPEATSGIVNLSFVWWINRLFMTGYRKLMGNRDLYDLEPGLASGLAGERLKREWENHGLFISNTCCNYRMCNMLTSLKAREKQALSPLCICPLFLDGVSRRGVASTLSDWIQLRSAFSDHGGGPACRATDDYRDPKPWLWPHWGHLPGLSGYSGRLLLCYTYSASLIAIAGFECPLQTALLAGVHVIPRIDAEDGETRGGAVAGKRSRAKILPLLGYIRLMNFD is encoded by the exons ATGTTACTATTGGAGATGCGAGAGAAGACCTTTTATCTCCAGGCCCCCTACAGGGACTATCCTCCAGAAGCAACCAGTGGTATTGTCAACCTCAGCTTTGTCTGGTGGATAAACCGGCTGTTCATGACGGGGTACCGAAAGCTCATGGGGAATCGAGACCTCTATGATCTTGAGCCCGGGCTTGCCTCTGGCCTTGCGGGCGAACGACTGAAGAGAGAGTGGGAGAATCATGGTCTGTTCATCTCCAATACTTGTTGCAACTATCGCATGTGCAATATGTTAACAAGCTTGAAGGCCCGCGAAAAGCAAGCTCTCTCCCCCTTGTGTATTTGTCCGCTGTTTCTGGATGGAGTTTCTCGCCGTGGTGTGGCCTCGACTTTGTCTGATTGGATTCAGCTTCGCTCAGCCTTTTCTGATCATGGCGGCGGTCCAGCATGTAGAGCGACCGATGACTACAGAGACCCGAAACCGTGGCTATGGCCTCATTGGGGCCACCTTCCTGGTTTATCTGGGTATAGCGGTAGGCTCCTACTGTGCTATACGTACAGTGCATCTCTAATTGCAATTGCAGGTTTCGAATGTCCACTACAGACAGCGCTTCTCGCGGGTGTCCACGTTATTCCGAGGATTGACGCAGAGGATGGTGAAACTAGGGGGGGTGCGGTGGCAGGCAA GCGTTCCCGGGCCAAGATTCTGCCTCTG TTAGGCTACATCAGGTTAATgaattttgattga
- a CDS encoding uncharacterized protein (predicted protein), whose product MSPIASHSQRPPPSLSVDEEKFEQNSDNTIADDYVDPRVFDQRRRRAFSRQYMIIVIYLLLTLGGLLLTAVDVTSTAYSTSNLMRWESSASFALESSHPSSSHGHHDTSPKTYDPSFPAMKGVMKSPCGHTAGEARARGCHFDIITFCWLPDRCYDAELSDSLEKLVDWKWYLDRNKTQPVPKEEALQGELDGLYVSWEYSVQHCVYMWEKMHRGLLGAGKAAIDTYIGPYSHTEHCGKMILSPGGGYAMSDINTRIRVKFPNCGIK is encoded by the coding sequence ATGTCTCCCATTGCATCCCATTCACAGAGACCCCCACCTTCACTAtctgtggatgaggagaagtttGAGCAAAACTCGGACAACACCATAGCCGATGATTATGTTGATCCACGTGTGTTCGACCAAAGGAGACGCCGCGCGTTCTCTCGCCAGTACATGATTATCGTAATATACCTCCTGTTGACCCTTGGAGGTCTCCTGCTTACCGCCGTCGACGTTACTTCAACCGCCTACTCCACCTCAAACCTCATGCGCTGGGAATCGTCGGCTTCGTTTGCACTGGAGTCATCACACCCGTCTTCCTCCCACGGCCACCATGATACATCACCAAAGACATATGACCCATCCTTTCCAGCGATGAAAGGAGTTATGAAGTCGCCCTGTGGCCATACCGCTGGTGAAGCTAGAGCGCGAGGTTGTCACTTTGACATTATCACTTTTTGCTGGCTACCAGACCGCTGCTACGATGCGGAACTATCGGACTCCTTGGAGAAGTTGGTCGACTGGAAGTGGTACCTTGACCGGAACAAGACACAGCCAGTCCCcaaggaagaagccctgCAGGGGGAATTGGATGGACTGTATGTAAGTTGGGAGTATTCTGTGCAGCACTGTGTGTACatgtgggagaagatgcatcGAGGGTTGCTGGGAGCGGGTAAAGCGGCAATCGACACGTATATCGGCCCCTATAGCCATACTGAGCACTGTGGAAAAATGATATTGAGTCCGGGGGGAGGTTATGCGATGAGCGATATCAACACTCGGATTCGCGTGAAGTTCCCTAATTGTGGAATCAAGTAG
- a CDS encoding flavin-containing monooxygenase (predicted flavoprotein involved in K+ transport) gives MAGSLRIRVENAYDGAPRTFYPVVVIGAGASGIAAGCRLKQKCGCDQFLVFDRQSGIGGTWWRNRYPGVVLMQDRPAFFYSFSFAPNYLSKTIFPSGRDYIDYLYNVVERAGIADKIQLNTEVISLEWIEKDAEWEQYISQVYGQDSRGKKTEAVEIVRAKVVISAVGVLAESSEWPSSVASRDTYNGQLLHSARWPDKISLDGQDVVLVGSGCSAAQIAPALLQTKVKSLTQIMRTAPWLVPRVEEPGGRDAYAKWAPRIYGMIPGLRYTEEASCLAHMRALAPITYHDQLTPTYQLGCKRRIYDNDWLRGMHDPRFMLESRPWRSVADTSITVGDGDNAKTYHADTLILATGFEATQFLQPISVVGRHGLSLHGLWATRGGPHAYLGTAVDGFPNFFLILGPNTFSGHTSVIMAIENSVDHAMRLIAPILDGQVESIEPKTIAVQTWLTGIRRDMASTVFASCQSWYNGGGRYNSVMYPGYIDITHTIHNRRHLLSAESVPFAKETLCLPPIQYSDKVIQDTFDLDSRLREVDILWNKCDMRWASTYWVGFQVANMRPRKKLHGK, from the exons ATGGCGGGCTCGCTACGCATCCGTGTTGAGAACGCCTATGATGGCGCTCCCCGCACGTTCTACCCCGTGGTTGTCATTGGAGCCGGTGCATCAGGTATCGCTGCCGGATGTCGTCTGAAGCAGAAGTGTGGTTGTGACCAATTCCTTGTCTTTGATCGTCAGTCTGGCATTGGAG GTACATGGTGGAGGAATCGGTATCCTGGCGTG GTACTTATGCAGGATAGACCGGCAttcttttactctttttccttcgcaCCAAATTATCTCTCCAAGACTATCTTTCCTTCAGGTAGAGACTACATCGACTATCTGTACAATGTGGTGGAACGCGCTGGCATCGCGGATAAAATCCAACTTAACACAGAAGTCATATCGTTGGAGTGGATTGAAAAGGATGCGGAATGGGAACAATATATTTCTCAGGTCTATGGTCAAGACTCAAGGGGCAAGAAAACTGAAGCTGTTGAAATCGTCCGGGCTAAGGTGGTGATCAGCGCCGTGGGCGTACTGGCCGAGTCTTCCGAATGGCCGTCCAGTGTGGCGAGCCGCGATACTTACAACGGACAATTGCTACACTCAGCACGATGGCCTGACAAGATCAGCCTTGATGGCCAAGATGTTGTGCTTGTCGGATCGGGCTGCAGCGCGGCTCAGATTGCCCCCGCTCTTCTGCAGACCAAAGTCAAATCGCTGACGCAGATCATGCGCACCGCACCGTGGCTTGTGCCACGTGTGGAGGAGCCTGGTGGAAGGGATGCATATGCCAAGTGGGCACCACGCATCTACGGCATGATCCCTGGACTGAGGTATACG GAGGAAGCGTCGTGTCTTGCCCACATGCGTGCACTTGCCCCCATCACATATCATGACCAGCTGACGCCAACCTACCAGTTAGGATGCAAGCGCCGAATCTATGACAATGACTGGCTGCGAGGGATGCACGATCCGCGCTTCATGCTCGAGTCACGGCCCTGGCGCAGCGTAGCCGATACCTCCATTACCGTGGGTGATGGAGACAACGCTAAGACCTACCACGCTGACACGCTCATTCTCGCGACGGGTTTTGAGGCCACTCAGTTTCTGCAACCGATCTCTGTCGTGGGGCGACACGGTCTTTCCCTACACGGGCTGTGGGCAACCCGTGGTGGCCCACATGCCTATCTAGGCACAGCAGTGGATGGATtccccaacttcttcttAATTTTGGGACCAAACACATTTTCAGGCCACACATCAGTCATTATGGCGATTGAGAACAGTGTAGACCATGCAATGCGACTGATTGCCCCTATTTTGGACGGTCAGGTCGAGAGTATTGAGCCCAAGACTATCGCGGTTCAAACCTGGCTGACCGGTATACGACGCGACATGGCCAGCACAGTATTTGCGTCCTGTCAGAGTTGGTACAACGGTGGCGGTCGGTACAACTCAGTAATGTATCC TGGCTATATTGATATAACTCACACCATCCACAATCGGCGGCATTTGCTCTCAGCTGAATCGGTCCCATTTGCCAAAGAAACATTATGTTTGCCTCCTATTCAGTACTCGGACAAAGTTATACAAGACACATTTGATCTGGACTCTCGGCTAAGAGAGGTTGATATTCTATGGAACAAATGCGACATGCGTTGGGCGTCGACGTATTGGGTCGGGTTCCAAGTAGCGAATATGAGGCCGCGAAAGAAGTTGCACGGAAAATGA
- a CDS encoding fungal specific transcription factor domain-containing protein (predicted protein): MDVYGAYKSHLDLLEDEERTVLELKGALEIPPQAVQDELIDAFFSWVAPVLPVVNQRVFLSMYKDPLNPPSLLLLQAIFLAGSRAVREKNHGKELSPGAHSSMVYLQRAKALYDAEFEKDHTTVVQALLLMSWYWQGTEGESVGLSKAGIS; this comes from the coding sequence ATGGACGTATATGGTGCTTATAAGTCTCATCTGGacttgctggaggatgaagagcgaACAGTTCTAGAGCTTAAAGGAGCTCTCGAAATTCCCCCTCAGGCAGTACAAGATGAGCTGATTGAcgctttcttctcctgggtCGCCCCTGTATTGCCTGTTGTCAACCAGAGAGTCTTTCTGTCCATGTATAAGGATCCTCTAAATcctccttcccttcttcttttacAAGCCATATTCCTCGCAGGGTCGCGGGCTGTTAGGGAGAAAAATCACGGAAAGGAATTATCGCCCGGCGCTCATAGCTCAATGGTATATCTTCAAAGGGCAAAGGCTCTTTACGATGCAGAGTTTGAAAAGGACCATACTACAGTAGTACAAGCGTTACTGCTGATGAGCTGGTATTGGCAGGGGACAGAAGGTGAGTCTGTCGGTCTCTCGAAAGCTGGTATCAGCTAA
- a CDS encoding fungal specific transcription factor domain-containing protein (predicted protein) gives MHRSNELEMSLSERRLWRRIWWTLYTRDRAMAAAYGRPISIDADLTNVDTITQDDFIESEGHQPDSVQVQFFIQYVKLCELMDLVVGRRRRAGSLTESEFAQWEIRLSRWMMQCPEQMHWAQARHSFWPAILHSIYL, from the exons ATGCACAGAAG CAATGAATTAGAAATGTCACTCTCCGAGCGCCGGCTCTGGAGGCGGATCTGGTGGACTCTGTACACCAGAGACCgtgccatggctgccgcATATGGCAGGCCTATTAGCATAGATGCGGATCTCACCAACGTAGATACTATCACGCAGGATGATTTTATCGAGAGTGAAGGGCACCAGCCTGACTCGGTTCAAGTCCAATTCTTCATCCAGTACGTCAAACTATGTGAGCTGATGGACCTAGTTGTTGGCCGAcggagaagagctggatcACTTACAGAATCTGAATTCGCTCAATGGGAGATTCGTCTTAGCCGATGGATGATGCAATGCCCTGAACAAATGCACTGGGCCCAAGCACGCCATAGCTTTTGGCCTGCTATTCTACATTCCATCTATTTGTAA
- a CDS encoding uncharacterized protein (helicase-like transcription factor HLTF/DNA helicase RAD5, DEAD-box superfamily), which produces MASNAAMLLDPRAHRKQLQNDGNDPEPASPSSYSRSDASLGAAYKRFCFPSTSRDCPSPPQDPIFMNPSLVATESSFIHETGSQDSGHSNSSAAPAVRHGNLIEDMYGVERRLNQPYKKIKTEKDLAQSGKRAIFASTGTTGLGEWVKNGEEKSNSSTPITPNVVDLTIDSSAGATDDDDLQVTGSNNLSIQRVCYGKLENAMVQAVLVPKPAAQTIFGDSAHDWPSIKLGVHRQTNQGNNRIEVSDPHGKIFGAVDSKTAAVIAPLLDSPALKVNVTARLDVRRRLPNEWPWAPCSALYRASINLYGLRKDAELVGKHLGQHNVWLGTPFSVEQGVPVFNPHAERRRAQAAASFLPNVAARGRSTVNYEVRTAEEVNDAVMKMFDQLQSAENIPELEPPSLLSTPLLRHQKQALWFMTEKEKPRKFGPKEEDNNSLWRLEHRSNGARRYREIISGIVRDDEPPQSLGGLLADMMGLGKTLSILSLVVSSLGDAHEWANMAPNSELIRNLPGIRNTKTTLLVAPLSAVNNWTFQVKEHLKENAISYHVFHGQSRITDVDELSKYDLVITTYSIILSELSGRGSKRNGSPGSPLTKMNMFRIVLDEAHTIREQSAAQTQAIFKLNSQRKWSVTGTPIQNRLEDLFSVTKFLGLSPYDDRGQFGMHILSRFKTGDATVLASLRVLVDSFTLRRVKDKIDIPTRHDKIITLNFSEKERQLHEFFRRESNVMMKVIAGEDKTALKGRMYHHILKAMVILRQVSAHGKELLDSNDRARIKGLSVHDAIDLEDGGNDTPELVDKKAYEMFTLMQESSADLCAVCGKRLEDPNTDSGATDRQAPMAIILPCFDVLCPECFSGCKQAFDSQTGPSIHDIKCQVCDGWIPVSYSTITPGGLKDYMMGQAQAKQSKKQAKTLGEYEGPHTKTKALIAYLLETMDESKGLTDERPIKSVVFSAWTSHLDLIEIALKDNGITGFTRLDGTMTLSARQKALQEFHDNNDITILLATIGAGGVGLNLTSASRVYIMEPQYNPAAVAQAVDRVHRIGQTREVTTVQFLMKDSIEEKIFELAKKKQQLADMSMNQRKLDKREVQEQRMREYRSLFK; this is translated from the exons ATGGCATCTAACGCCGCCATGCTGTTGGACCCACGGGCCCACAGAAAACAGCTACAAAACGATGGTAATGACCCAGAACctgcttctccttcgtcataCAGTCGCAGCGACGCGAGTTTGGGAGCTGCATATAAACGATTTTGCTTTCCCTCAACGTCCAGAGACTgcccctctcctccccaggaCCCCATATTTATGAACCCTAGCCTTGTTGCTACCGAAAGCTCATTTATCCACGAGACAGGCTCCCAGGATTCAGGCCACTCGAATTCTTCCGCTGCGCCGGCAG TGCGCCATGGGAACCTCATCGAGGATATGTATGGTGTGGAAAGACGGCTAAACCAACCGtacaagaagataaagacgGAGAAAGACTTGGCTCAGAGCGGGAAAAGGGCGATATTTGCGTCGACTGGGACCACCGGGTTGGGTGAATGGGTGAAGAATGGTGAAGAGAAGTCGAATTCCTCCACACCAATTACCCCAAACGTCGTTGACTTAACGATTG ATTCATCCGCTGGAGCaactgatgatgatgatctaCAAGTCACGGGTTCAAATAACCTCAGTATCCAAAGAGTTTGCTATGGCAAGCTAGAAAATGCAATGGTGCAAGCAGTGCTGGTCCCAAAGCCAGCAGCCCAAACCATCTTTGGGGACTCGGCACACGATTGGCCCTCAATCAAATTAGGAGTGCACCGACAAACCAATCAAGGCAATAATCGGATTGAGGTTTCCGACCCCCATGGAAAAATATTTGGGGCAGTAGATTCAAAGACTGCTGCAGTGATTGCTCCTCTACTCGATTCACCCGCTTTGAAAGTTAATGTGACCGCTCGGTTGGATGTTCGAAGGAGGCTGCCAAACGAATGGCCGTGGGCGCCTTGCTCAGCCCTGTATCGAGCGTCTATCAACCTCTACGGCCTTCGGAAGGATGCTGAGTTAGTCGGAAAGCACCTTGGCCAGCATAATGTTTGGCTTGGTACCCCGTTCTCTGTAGAGCAGGGCGTCCCTGTATTTAACCCACACGCCGAGAGAAGGCGCGCCCAAGCGGCCGCGTCCTTCTTACCAAATGTGGCTGCGAGGGGCCGATCGACCGTCAACTACGAAGTCCGCACAGCAGAAGAGGTGAACGATGcagtgatgaagatgttcgATCAACTTCAGAGCGCTGAGAATATACCCGAACTGGAACCTCCTTCGCTTTTGTCAACTCCACTACTGCGCCACCAGAAGCAGGCGCTTTGGTTTATgactgaaaaggaaaagccacGCAAATTTGGGCctaaagaggaagataatAACTCACTTTGGAGGTTGGAGCATCGTTCGAATGGGGCAAGGCGGTATCGAGAGATTATTAGTGGCATTGTACGCGATGACGAACCTCCACAGAGCCTAGGTGGCCTTTTAGCAGACATGAtgggtctggggaagacTTTgagcattctttctcttgtcgTATCCTCTTTGGGAGACGCCCACGAGTGGGCAAATATGGCACCAAATTCAGAGCTTATTCGAAATCTGCCGGGCATCCgcaacaccaaaacaacACTTCTAGTAGCCCCATTGAGTGCTGTTAACAATTGGACATTTCAGGTCAAGGAGCATCTAAAAGAGAATGCCATATCTTACCACGTATTTCACGGACAATCGAGAATCACCGATGTGGATGAGCTGTCTAAATATGACCTAGTCATCACGACATACAGCATTATCCTCAGCGAGCTTTCTGGAAGAGGGTCGAAACGAAATGGGAGCCCCGGGAGCCCGTTGACCAAGATGAATATGTTTCGGATTGTTCTGGACGAAGCGCATACTATCCGAGAGCAGAGTGCAGCACAGACACAGGCTATTTTCAAGCTGAACTCTCAGCGCAAGTGGTCTGTAACTGGTACACCTATCCAAAACCGCCTAGAGGACCTCTTCTCGGTGACCAAGTTCCTTGGCTTGAGTCCCTACGATGACAGAGGGCAATTCGGAATGCACATTTTGAGTCGATTCAAGACTGGGGATGCCACGGTTCTAGCAAGCTTGCGGGTGCTTGTAGACTCATTTACCCTGCGTCGTGTCAAGGACAAAATTGACATCCCTACCCGGCACGACAAGATCATAACGCTCAACTTCTCTGAGAAAGAGAGGCAGCTGCATGAATTCTTCCGACGAGAGTCGAACGTGATGATGAAGGTAATTGCCGGCGAGGATAAGACTGCACTGAAAGGTCGGATGTATCATCATATCCTAAAGGCAATGGTAATTTTACGCCAAGTCAGTGCCCATGGCAAAGAGCTTCTCGACAGTAATGATCGCGCAAGGATTAAGGGCTTGAGCGTCCACGACGCCATCgacctcgaagatggcgGGAATGACACACCGGAGCTGGTAGATAAGAAAGCGTACGAGATGTTCACCTTAATGCAGGAGTCCTCGGCAGATCTGTGTGCCGTATGTGGCAAACGCCTTGAGGATCCAAATACTGATTCTGGTGCCACGGACCGCCAAGCACCAATGGCGATCATACTTCCTTGCTTTGATGTGCTTTGTCCCGAGTGTTTCTCTGGTTGTAAACAAGCGTTTGATAGCCAAACTGGGCCATCAATTCATGACATCAAATGCCAGGTCTGTGATGGATGGATCCCTGTTTCATATTCTACCATTACCCCTGGAGGGCTAAAGGACTATATGATGGGTCAGGCGCAGGCCAAGCAGAGCAAAAAGCAAGCAAAGACCCTAGGAGAGTACGAAGGCCCGCACACGAAAACCAAGGCGCTAATAGCGTATCTATTGGAAACGATGGACGAGAGCAAGGGTTTAACAGACGAACGTCCTATCAAAAGTGTGGTCTTTTCTGCGTGGACGTCGCATCTGGACTTGATCGAAATCGCGCTAAAAGACAACGGCATCACAGGCTTTACCCGTCTGGACGGGACGATGACTCTATCAGCTCGCCAAAAAGCCCTCCAGGAGTTTCACGATAATAACGACATCACTATCCTCCTAGCGACTATCGGGGCTGGTGGCGTCGGTCTGAACTTGACCTCTGCATCTCGAGTATATATCATGGAACCACAATACAACCCCGCAGCCGTGGCACAAGCAGTTGATCGAGTGCATCGAATTGGGCAGACACGCGAGGTGACTACAGTACAATTCCTAATGAAGGATAGtatcgaagagaagatcttcgagctggccaagaagaagcagcagtTGGCCGATATGAGCATGAATCAGAGGAAGCTTGATAAGAGAGAGGTGCAAGAACAACGGATGCGTGAATATCGAAGTTTATTCAAGTGA
- a CDS encoding uncharacterized protein (predicted protein): MLVHVYLQINVGQFRQLSNDLKKFIRQIRCIPNHTPFRFANTFGDALYDHRVGGEFGPFAETSDFTSYSIPEHTSSETRNAIPPVLSRPYRSFFSHAALHSTNILISQGRLSGIVDWECAGYFPEYWEFTKAIFGIINNEALEKIMRNAFDEDYGDELDVERTLWRDSPFGI, from the coding sequence ATGTTAGTTCATGTATACCTTCAAATCAACGTCGGCCAGTTCAGGCAGCTCTCCAATGATTTAAAAAAGTTTATCCGCCAGATTCGATGCATCCCAAACCACACGCCCTTTCGTTTCGCTAATACGTTTGGCGATGCCCTGTACGATCACCGTGTCGGGGGTGAATTCGGACCGTTCGCTGAGACGTCAGACTTCACTTCGTATTCGATTCCTGAGCACACATCTTCCGAAACCAGAAATGCAATCCCCCCGGTGCTTTCACGCCCATACAGATCATTCTTCAGTCATGCGGCCCTTCATTCTACAAATATTCTCATTAGCCAAGGTAGATTGTCCGGGATAGTAGACTGGGAGTGTGCAGGATACTTTCCCGAGTATTGGGAGTTTACGAAAGCAATATTCGgaatcatcaacaatgaggCATTGGAGAAGATTATGCGCAATGCATTCGATGAAGACTACGGGGATGAGCTGGATGTGGAGCGGACGCTTTGGAGAGACTCTCCATTTGGTATTTAG
- a CDS encoding uncharacterized protein (multidrug resistance-associated protein/mitoxantrone resistance protein, ABC superfamily): protein MRSKHGSEATTNYGESITALSIITLVTTPAEKLLAVLPQLAAATSCFQRIHEYITSDPVKDGRLGHNKALMLNSAISPANADEKEFAPRTDDEEQGVAIKLDNVTVLPSPKAIPVALKNVSFKVTRGNLLAVTGSVGSGKTTLLKTILGELGCQSGTVCVQSKRISLYSQDPWLLNTKIKKSITGLANHQVYEKWYEAVIRSCCLDRQDIALLDDILSALDMQTREMIIARLLSDDGIFRQLGTTVVLTTHNPLLPTSMLCPRFLTLDIFLAQLLKVADSVISLSADGQVELQTTGRDAIPYAAIPHGREDTDAREGGLNEKTWDKAADSSDDPVNEVKDEDRARQIGDLSVYYYYARIVGPFLCTMFLLAHAFLAFAENFPRVWLSKWTEAGGGQLSLYLSVYITLALAASMLVLGCIWIIFLELMPKSAIRLHWRLLNAVIRAPLSFFSTTDSGMTLNRFSQDMTLVDLALPISLMSLGQSFFECIATVGLIATGSAYMALALLSLFITSWTTFETSLGVIARVKSFVETTPSEFRDGEIPESPVSWPEEGAIHIQGLSLSYPNGTPVLHDISICIEPGERIGICGRTGSGKSSLILSLLRLINPSHGSITIDGINIESISPSAIREALITVPQDPFTFLGTMRYNADIMGASNDEEIISALKQVGIWEAIESRGGEQHLFCLARAILKKRTRQGECQVLKDAFEGCTVVSVAHRLDTIINFDRIAVLDAGHLVEFDTPQRHLAKDGLFCRMASAFKEQGPIQLYWGYLCKAKQSLYVSVPDFSGQI, encoded by the exons ATGCGATCCAAGCACGGATCCGAGGCGACGACTAACTACGGTGAAAGCATTACTGCGCTGAGTATCATCACTCTCGTTACGACACCCGCAGAAAAGCTCCTCGCCGTTTTACCACAGCTGGCAGCGGCCACGAGTTGCTTTCAACGCATTCACGAGTATATCACATCTGACCCAGTCAAGGACGGTAGATTAGGACATAATAAAGCCCTAATGTTGAATTCGGCGATCTCTCCAGCCAACGCagatgaaaaagaattcGCACCGCGAACtgacgatgaagagcaaggtGTTGCCATCAAATTGGACAATGTCACAGTGCTACCCTCACCAAAGGCAATACCTGTCGCCCTGAAGAATGTGTCCTTCAAAGTAACGAGGGGTAATCTGCTAGCAGTAACAGGTTCAGTCGGTTCAGGCAAGACAACTCTACTCAAGACAATCCTAGGAGAACTTGGCTGTCAGTCAGGGACTGTCTGTGTGCAATCGAAGCGCATCTCCTTGTACAGTCAGGACCCCTGGTTGCTGAATACAAAAATCAAGAAGAGCATAACTGGCCTTGCAAATCACCAAGTGTATGAGAAGTGGTACGAAGCCGTCATACGTTCATGTTGTTTAGA TCGCCAGGATATAGCTTTGCTAGATGACATTTTATCCGCCTTGGACATGCAGACTCGGGAGATGATCATTGCACGACTCCTTTCAGATGACGGAATATTTCGTCAACTGGGAACAACAGTGGTCCTGACAACCCACAACC CTCTCCTGCCTACTTCTATGCTTTGTCCAAGATTTTTAACCCTTGATATATTTCTAGCCCAACTGCTTAAGGTGGCAGACAGCGTAATCTCACTTAGTGCAGATGGGCAGGTCGAGCTTCAGACAACGGGTAGGGATGCCATTCCATATGCAGCTATACctcatggaagagaagatacGGATGCCAGAGAGGGCGGCCTCAATGAAAAGACCTGGGATAAGGCAGCCGACTCGTCAGACGACCCGGTGAATGAGGTGAAAGATGAGGACCGAGCCAGGCAAATCGGAGATTTATCGGTGTACTACTACTACGCACGAATTGTTGGTCCATTCCTCTGTACCATGTTCCTCCTTGCCCATGCCTTTTTAGCTTTCGCCGAGAACTTTCCGCGAGTATGGCTAAGCAAGTGGACTGAGGCAGGAGGCGGCCAACTTTCGCTATACCTATCCGTCTATATTACTTTGGCACTGGCCGCATCGATGCTCGTCTTGGGCTGTATCTGGATTATCTTCCTCGAACTGATGCCGAAGTCGGCCATCCGTTTGCATTGGCGCCTGCTGAACGCCGTCATTCGAGCACCtctgtccttcttctccacgaccGATAGTGGTATGACACTCAACCGTTTCAGTCAGGATATGACCTTGGTAGATCTGGCGTTGCCTATATCTCTAATGTCTTTGGGGCAGTCGTTTTTCGAATGCATCGCCACTGTAGGCTTGATCGCGACAGGCTCAGCATACATGGCACTAGCC CTACTATCGCTCTTCATCACATCTTGGACTACCTTTGAAACCTCCCTCGGAGTAATCGCCCGCGTTAAGTCCTTTGTAGAGACCACCCCGTCTGAGTTTCGGGATGGTGAAATTCCAGAATCACCGGTGTCCTGGCCTGAGGAGGGAGCAATCCACATCCAGggtctctctctttcctacCCCAATGGTACGCCAGTGTTGCATGACATTTCGATCTGCATCGAACCAGGGGAGAGAATTGGTATCTGTGGCCGTACAGGCAG TGGTAAAAGCTCTCTCATACTCTCCTTACTCCGCCTTATAAACCCATCCCACGGCTCAATCACCATTGACGGAATCAATATTGAAAGTATCTCCCCATCAGCAATCCGCGAAGCGCTAATAACCGTCCCACAAGATCCATTCACATTCCTGGGCACCATGCGGTACAACGCAGACATCATGGGCGCTTccaacgacgaagaaatcaTATCTGCATTGAAGCAAGTTGGCATTTGGGAAGCCATTGAAAGTCGAGGAG GAGAACAGCATTTATTCTGCTTAGCACGAGCCATTCTCAAGAAACGAACCCGGCAAGGTGAATGTCAG GTCTTAAAGGATGCTTTTGAAGGCTGTACGGTTGTCAGTGTAGCTCATAGG CTGGACACAATCATCAATTTCGACAGAATTGCCGTCCTAGACGCGGGACACCTGGTTGAATTCGACACCCCACAGCGCCATCTCGCGAAAGATGGACTTTTCTGTCGGATGGCCTCAGCATTTAAGGAACAGGG